From the Jeongeupia sp. HS-3 genome, the window CGGGCCGTCGATGCGCTGCTGCAATTGCGCGAGCAGCACCGGTTCATGAAAGGGCTGTTTGCCTGGGTCGGCTTCAAGACCCGCGCCATCGACTACCGCCGCGACCCGCGCGCGGCCGGCATCTCGAAGTTCAACTACTGGAAGCTGTGGAATTTCGCTTTAGAAGGCATCACCGCGTTCACGATCGGCCCGCTGAAAATCGCCACCTATCTGGGCCTGACCACCGCGCTGCTGGCCTTTGCCTACGGCGCATGGATCATCGCCAAGACACTGATCTGGGGCAATCCGGTGCACGGCTACCCGACCATCATGGTCACCATCCTGTTCCTCGGCGGCGTGCAGCTCTTCTTTACCGGCGTGCTCGGCGAATACATCGGGCGGATTTTCAACGAAACCAAGCAGCGCCCGCTGTACTTCACCCAGGACCTGCTGCCATCGCGGATCAGCGAGCTGGCGGCGAACCCGGCACCGCACTCCGAGAGGCAGCTACCGCACGACGAGCGCGGCAGCCTGATCGACGGGCGTTAGTTCGATGCGTACAAAAAAAGACGCCCTTGGGCGTCTTTTTTAATCACGGCAGTTCGGCTCAGCCGAACAGCTTGCCCTTGAGCAAATCCAGCCCTTGCGCCAGCAGATCACCGCCTTGCTGCACCTCACCGTTCGGCGTGAGTTTGTCGACAAGCTGCGGCAGTGCTTCGGACAATTGGCCCGCAGCCGCGCTCGGATCGATACCGAGCTTGGACGCGATTTGCGACACCGCATCGCTACCGAGCACGGCCTGGATTTGATCGGCCGAGATCGGCAGATTCTGACCGGTCGAAATCCACGACTGCGCGACTTCGGC encodes:
- a CDS encoding glycosyltransferase family 2 protein; the encoded protein is MKADAVLPLISVIVPAYNEEAVLEQFHARMSALFDSLPAYRCEMVFVNDGSRDATQAIIEHLCQSDARVAGINLSRNFGKEIAMTAGLDHARGDAVVIIDADLQDPPELIREMLREWEGGFDVVYARRTVRDGESWVKKATASAFYRTMNRMSGRVHIPRDTGDFRLMSRRAVDALLQLREQHRFMKGLFAWVGFKTRAIDYRRDPRAAGISKFNYWKLWNFALEGITAFTIGPLKIATYLGLTTALLAFAYGAWIIAKTLIWGNPVHGYPTIMVTILFLGGVQLFFTGVLGEYIGRIFNETKQRPLYFTQDLLPSRISELAANPAPHSERQLPHDERGSLIDGR
- a CDS encoding YidB family protein; translated protein: MGLLDQLTGALGGGNQEGAGGLLGALGPLLEQQGGISGLVEKFQQGGLAEVAQSWISTGQNLPISADQIQAVLGSDAVSQIASKLGIDPSAAAGQLSEALPQLVDKLTPNGEVQQGGDLLAQGLDLLKGKLFG